In one Paramisgurnus dabryanus chromosome 21, PD_genome_1.1, whole genome shotgun sequence genomic region, the following are encoded:
- the tbx18 gene encoding T-box transcription factor TBX18 — protein MAEKRRSPCTMSLKAHAFSVEALIGTEKRRKLDEDNENCFEEENEVLNLTESTQAGVGRTCSRSCEIDCPSDESPESEDVLLDSPQPASQDTQVQGQSSTSFGEEMRVDLQGSDLWKRFHEIGTEMIITKAGRRMFPAMRVKITGLDPHQQYYIAMDIVPVDNKRYRYVYHSSKWMVAGNADSPVPPRVYIHPDSPASGETWMRQVISFDKLKLTNNELDDQGHIILHSMHKYQPRVHVIRKECGEELSPVKAVPTGDGVKSFSFPETVFTTVTAYQNQQITRLKIDRNPFAKGFRDSGRNRMGLEALVESYAFWRPSLRTLTFEDIPGITKQGAAGVVGSSAHTHLLSSSSCSSPTFHLGSGAGPVCDYSACSRTSHPLHRYATPLSAETYSRLANPAADAFSSTRSSAYVSGPESEAFSCTQSGLPIQIHSMPSTTSQLQYLMPSHTHNAFSTNQSTQGSYNGFRLHSPYGLYGYNFSTSPRLATSPEKAAATQSSFLGSSPSGTLTDRQVLSTVDGLHMLSSSQQNLFDSRTLGLTSSASQVTAHMA, from the exons ATGGCTGAGAAACGACGGTCCCCGTGTACGATGAGCCTCAAGGCGCACGCATTCTCGGTGGAAGCGCTCATTGGCACGGAGAAAAGAAGAAAGTTGGATGAAGACAACGAAAACTGTTTTGAAGAAGAAAACGAGGTGTTGAACCTGACAGAAAGTACGCAAGCCGGGGTTGGGAGAACTTGCTCCAGGAGTTGCGAGATAGATTGCCCAAGCGACGAATCCC CGGAGTCTGAAGACGTCTTGCTGGATAGCCCACAACCCGCATCGCAGGACACACAGGTCCAGGGGCAATCAAGCACGAGCTTCGGGGAAGAGATGCGCGTGGACCTGCAGGGCTCAGACTTATGGAAGCGATTCCACGAGATCGGAACAGAAATGATCATCACCAAAGCCGGCAG GCGGATGTTTCCCGCAATGCGGGTCAAGATTACGGGACTAGATCCTCATCAACAGTATTACATCGCTATGGATATTGTTCCCGTTGACAACAAACGGTATAG GTACGTCTACCACAGTTCAAAGTGGATGGTTGCGGGAAACGCCGACTCTCCCGTGCCACCGCGCGTCTACATTCATCCTGACTCCCCAGCTTCCGGTGAGACCTGGATGCGCCAGGTTATCAGCTTTGACAAACTCAAACTGACCAATAACGAGCTGGACGACCAAGGCCAT ATCATTCTGCACTCCATGCACAAGTACCAGCCTCGCGTCCACGTCATCCGTAAGGAGTGCGGTGAAGAACTCTCGCCCGTTAAGGCGGTTCCCACCGGGGATGGTGTCAAATCGTTCTCTTTTCCTGAAACTGTCTTCACGACTGTGACCGCTTACCAAAATCAACAG ATAACAAGACTGAAAATTGACAGAAATCCATTTGCAAAAGGCTTCAGAGACTCAGGAAGAAACAG GATGGGACTAGAGGCTCTGGTTGAGTCATACGCATTTTGGAGGCCCTCGCTGAGGACTCTGACATTTGAGGACATTCCTGGAATCACCAAACAAG GTGCAGCTGGTGTGGTCGGGTCCTCAGCGCACACACATCTGCTGTCCTCCTCCTCATGCTCTTCCCCTACATTCCACCTTGGTTCCGGGGCTGGGCCGGTGTGCGATTACTCCGCCTGCAGTCGAACAAGCCACCCACTTCATCGCTACGCCACGCCTCTTTCCGCAGAAACCTACAGTCGATTGGCTAATCCTGCAGCAGACGCGTTTTCCTCTACAAGAAGCTCCGCTTATGTGAGCGGTCCTGAAAGCGAGGCTTTCTCGTGCACGCAATCCGGCCTGCCGATCCAGATCCACAGCATGCCGAGCACAACCTCCCAGCTGCAGTACCTAATGCCCAGCCATACTCATAATGCGTTTTCCACCAATCAGAGCACACAAGGATCTTATAATGGGTTCCGCCTGCACAGTCCATATGGTCTCTATGGTTACAACTTCTCCACTTCTCCCCGATTGGCCACCAGCCCCGAAAAGGCAGCCGCCACACAAAGTTCATTCCTCGGCTCCTCCCCAAGCGGGACATTGACGGACAGGCAAGTTTTATCCACGGTGGATGGTCTGCACATGCTCAGTAGTAGCCAACAGAACCTTTTTGACTCACGGACTTTGGGGTTGACAAGCTCCGCCTCCCAGGTAACAGCGCACATGGCTTGA